The Vigna radiata var. radiata cultivar VC1973A chromosome 6, Vradiata_ver6, whole genome shotgun sequence DNA segment NNNNNNNNNNNNNNNNNNNNNNNNNNNNNNNNNNNNNNNNNNNNNNNNNNNNNNNNNNNNNNNNNNNNNNNNNNNNNNNNNNNNNNNNNNNNNNNNNNNNNNNNNNNNNNNNNNNNNNNNNNNNNNNNNNNNNNNNNNNNNNNNNNNNNNNNNNNNNNNNNNNNNNNNNNNNNNNNNNNNNNNNNNNNNNNNNNNNNNNNNNNNNNNNNNNNNNNNNNNNNNNNNNNNNNNNNNNNNNNNNNNNNNNNNNNNNNNNNNNNNNNNNNNNNNNNNNNNNNNNNNaataataacaataacaagaataataataataataataataataataataataataataataataataataataataataataataacaagaacaagaacaagaacatgaacaagaacaagaacaagaacaataacaataacaataataataataataacaataacaagaacaagaacaataacaataataataatatgatttgagttgtatatattatttttttttttaaagttgtttatgCGATGTACTGTTGCTCTGGAAGATTTACTTTTTGATTCAGAAATTGAACGCACAGCCAGAAGCAACAGAAGTAGtgcaagaagaaagagagaaagaagaaaggaacaaaGACGAATTGAGCAAGAAGAGGAGACATCAACAATGGCACAAGAACAACCTGCAAGAAAGACTCTTCGTGATTATTCTATGCCAAATCCTAATTGTTATCAAGGGAGCATTGTGAGACCTCCTATTCAAGCCAATAATTTCGAAATCAAGCCTGCCTTGTTACAAGTcattcaacaaaatcaatttggagGTGCAGTTTCAGAAGATCCTAATTCTCACTTGGAGAATTTTCTGGCAATCTGTGATACCTTGAAGATTAATGGAGTTTCAGATGATGCAATTCGTTTGAggctttttcccttttctctacGGGATAAAGCGAAAAATTGGCTTCAATCACAACCTCAAGGAAGTATTTCTACATGGAAGGAGATGGCTACAAAATTTGTAACAAAATACTTTCCTCCTTCCAAGTCAGGAAAATGAGAAATGAGATCACCACCTTTGTGCAGCAAGAAACTGAATCCTTATATGAGGCATGGGAAAGGTATAAGGAGCTAATGAGGAAATGTCCACATCATGCTCTACCTGAATGGTTGCAAGTGCAGATTTTCTATAATGGTCTTTCACCCTCTTTTAAGGCAATTTTAGATGCAACAAGTGGAGGATCATTCAATTTGAAAACACCAGAGGAAGCTTTGGAGACTCTAGAATTAATGGCGAACAACACAGTGAATATGCAGTTTGACCGTCAAAATAGAAAAGTTGGAGTGTTGGAGGTTAATACTTTGGATGCTATCTTAGCCCAAAACAAGTTGTTAACACAGCAAATCACTGATTTGACTCAGAAGCTGGGAAATATGCAAGCAAATAATGTGAATACAAGATCTCCAGGGTGTGATTTCTGTGGAGGAATGCATGAGAATGGTGAATGCCAGGCCACTCACCAAGAGGCACAAGTTAATGCAGTGGgacaacaacagaatcaatttTCTACCAACCTTAATGCAAATTGGAGGCCCCAACAAACTAGACCTTGGAGTAATCCAATCCAATCTAACCCACCAAGGCCTCTATATCAATATCAAGCTCAACCCAACAATCAAGGAAACGAGATGTATACGTTGGAAAATGCACTAGAGAAACTAACTATGCAAACTTCTACCTTTGTGGAGCAGACATCAAATTTCATGAATGAGACAAGGACAAACTTCAAGAACCAGGAAGCTTCAATCAGAAATTTGGAGAACCAGATTGGTCAGCTTTCAAGACAACTCTCAGAGAGATCTCCTGGCACATTCCCTAGTGACACAATACCAAACCCAAGGGAACAATGCAAAGCAATTCAATTGAGGAGTGGAAGAGTATTAGAGAGTGAAAAAAGGAGTGagatggagagagagaaaaataaaagagttgatGAAATAGTAGAAGAGAGTGctgaaaaagaaattgagagaaaatgtgaggagaaggagaagggagAAAAAAATCAAGAGAGTGAGAAAAAGATGCGTGAGTATGTCCCTACAATTCCATTCCCTCAAAGATTGGAGAAGCAAGAACAAGCCAAGCAATTTGCAAGATTTCTTTATGTCTTTAAGAAGCTCCACATTAATATTCCATTTGCTGAAGCATTGGAGCAAATGCCAAGTTATGCTAAATTCATGAAAGACTTGTTGTCAAAGAAAAGGAAGCTCTAAGAAGATGAAACAATTATGCCGAACGCTTGAATGTAGCCCCAACCGTTCGGGTGTAACTGAGAAGGGGCTACGTTCAAGCATCGTAGGACATCCATTTGAAACCTAGTCAGAGGGAGTCTAACATACATATCATACAGAAAATGCATATACATAAAGAAGCAATTTTTCCCAACCACGTCTTCCCCGTGAAAAACCCTTTCATCACTCCTACAAGCTATCAATTTAAGGGCACGCCGGTATCCTATGTTCCTTAGAACACAGTTGTCCTCTACCCAGTGTAACAGAATTTCTTGGGAAGAAAATGAGCTTTCTTGTTCCCCAACTTCACGAGAGGCCCATGAGTATTCTCTCGGGGAAGAGGAACAGCCCTCCTCAGGGCCATCGACGACAACTCCCCCATGAACAAAAACCCTATCCCCACTAAGTAAAGAAGTGACACAACCAGTAACCACCGGTTGGGCAACCCGTGGGTCATTGTGATCCCCCTCGACATTATCAGAAAAATCGTAAACGACAGAGGAGGAAGCCATTGTTACCTAGAAATGGGTGTGCGACACAGGAGGAAAAGTCGAAACTCGGAGGAAGAAAGGAGAAAGCCTGGAGAGGAAAGTGCCAGagacagaaatgaaaatgtaatgGCTCACTTCCTCACATAATTAAAAGCGTGGAGGTTACGAAACCGCCTGCGTCTTCTACACCGTTAGATGTGCTTGATCCAACAGTTCCTTTTTTGCGACTCTGACACTACCCCTAGCGCGGGAAATATCTGCCTTTTTTAAGCTTAAACGACGAGCCCACCACGTCGTTTTCAAGCTACTCACACAACTATACAACTACTCGGCCTACGCGCAGTGGAACAAAATTATACCGAACAACAGGCACAACTAAGCCCTTCGGTCAAGAAAGGGCAAACCTCTTCCTTTCCCTCGGACTTGGGGGTGATGATGTACGGTAGTATGCTTCCAACGGCCGGTAGAACCGAACGGCCCTAATGGGCTAACAAGCCCATCACAGCGCCACATTCTTATTGGGCTCAAGGCCTAATGCCAACGTAAATGGTGTCCACAAGAATATATCAACCAGATATATTTTAAACAGGAATATATCAACCAGATATATCCAAACAGAAATATATCAAGCAGATATATCGAGCGTATCAGAAAATATCAAAACAGAGATATGTCCAGTAAGATtgtttatatttacttttattctgcttatattttgtttatcttatatcaatccaaagcctataaataaaggctGGAGgattccaaacaaggtacgTTCCAAATACACTTCACTCACAACTCATAGCACACTCTTTGCTATCATACTTTATCAATCCTCTCCCATAGAGGGTCAAATTCCCTCCTACTGGGAATTTCAcatacacgcctaacttgagcg contains these protein-coding regions:
- the LOC106763257 gene encoding uncharacterized protein LOC106763257 gives rise to the protein MRNEITTFVQQETESLYEAWERYKELMRKCPHHALPEWLQVQIFYNGLSPSFKAILDATSGGSFNLKTPEEALETLELMANNTVNMQFDRQNRKVGVLEVNTLDAILAQNKLLTQQITDLTQKLGNMQANNVNTRSPGCDFCGGMHENGECQATHQEAQVNAVGQQQNQFSTNLNANWRPQQTRPWSNPIQSNPPRPLYQYQAQPNNQGNEMYTLENALEKLTMQTSTFVEQTSNFMNETRTNFKNQEASIRNLENQIGQLSRQLSERSPGTFPSDTIPNPREQCKAIQLRSGRVLESEKRSEMEREKNKRVDEIVEESAEKEIERKCEEKEKGEKNQESEKKMREYVPTIPFPQRLEKQEQAKQFARFLYVFKKLHINIPFAEALEQMPSYAKFMKDLLSKKRKL